In the genome of Actinomadura graeca, one region contains:
- a CDS encoding nucleotidyltransferase, whose product MRTGPDGLLASLKRAAAALQDAGIEFALVGGFAAYARGAAVSTHDVDFALRERDVPAALDALGAVGMRHAECPENWLAKAYDGDHLIDLIHTPSGRPVDDDLLGRAEEMTVGAVFMPVLPATDLVVMRLLAFTETACDFSGFLHVSRALREQVDWPRVASETAESPYAYAFLTLLTRLGVIEGGVL is encoded by the coding sequence GTGCGCACGGGTCCGGACGGGCTGCTGGCGAGCCTGAAACGGGCCGCGGCGGCGTTGCAGGACGCGGGCATCGAGTTCGCGCTCGTGGGCGGGTTCGCCGCCTACGCGCGCGGCGCGGCCGTGTCCACGCACGACGTGGACTTCGCGCTGCGGGAGCGTGATGTCCCCGCGGCGCTGGACGCGCTCGGCGCGGTGGGCATGCGGCACGCGGAGTGCCCCGAGAACTGGCTCGCGAAGGCCTACGACGGGGACCACCTGATCGACCTCATCCACACGCCGTCCGGGCGGCCGGTGGACGACGACCTGCTCGGGCGCGCGGAGGAGATGACCGTCGGGGCGGTGTTCATGCCCGTCCTGCCCGCCACCGACCTGGTGGTCATGCGGCTGCTGGCGTTCACCGAGACCGCCTGCGACTTCAGCGGGTTCCTGCACGTGAGCCGCGCTCTGCGGGAGCAGGTGGACTGGCCGCGCGTCGCGTCCGAGACCGCGGAGTCCCCGTACGCCTACGCGTTCCTGACCCTGCTGACCAGGCTCGGCGTCATCGAAGGGGGCGTCCTGTGA
- a CDS encoding BON domain-containing protein — translation MPEYLSAHIQERLAAQAHELGIRVDVRGDVVHLRGEVVSEERRREVEEAARAAAEGHRICNEVSVVPVGEPDGEERLS, via the coding sequence ATGCCCGAATACCTGTCCGCCCACATCCAGGAGAGGCTGGCGGCGCAGGCGCACGAACTCGGCATCCGCGTCGACGTCCGCGGGGACGTGGTGCACCTGCGCGGCGAGGTGGTGAGCGAGGAGCGGCGGCGGGAGGTCGAGGAGGCCGCCCGCGCCGCCGCCGAGGGCCACCGGATCTGCAACGAGGTGTCGGTGGTGCCGGTGGGCGAGCCGGACGGCGAGGAGCGGCTCTCATGA
- a CDS encoding SCO5389 family protein, which produces MSLTVDDRLLEKARQGEVDDASFVACVRDSLPYAWEVISGVIARMRDGDTGFADNQTPPPDEQARGQLLRVLASDSMRGALERHFGVRLAFQNCHRVAAFDFAVEGNAERHERFISPRAQLLNQSPELVDC; this is translated from the coding sequence ATGTCCCTGACTGTCGACGATCGCCTGCTCGAGAAGGCCCGCCAGGGCGAGGTGGACGACGCGTCCTTCGTGGCGTGCGTCCGTGACTCGCTGCCGTACGCGTGGGAGGTCATCAGCGGTGTCATCGCCCGGATGCGCGACGGTGACACCGGCTTCGCCGACAACCAGACCCCGCCGCCCGACGAGCAGGCCCGCGGGCAGTTGCTCCGCGTCCTCGCGAGCGACTCGATGCGCGGGGCACTGGAGCGCCACTTCGGTGTGCGCCTGGCGTTCCAGAACTGTCACCGCGTCGCGGCCTTCGACTTCGCCGTCGAGGGCAACGCCGAGCGGCACGAGCGCTTCATCTCGCCCCGCGCCCAGCTCCTGAACCAGTCCCCGGAACTGGTCGACTGCTGA
- a CDS encoding alkene reductase yields the protein MKELFEPLPVGKLELPNRLVMAPMTRSRAFEDGEVTGLTAEYYAQRATAGLIISEGTQPSVRGQGYVWTPGLHSGGQVEAWRAVTGAVHAAGGRIFAQLMHTGRVGHPVLYPDGAPPLGPSAIASGEQLFTPEGMLDHPEPREMTTDDIAQAVREFADAARNAMDAGFDGVELHGANGYLIHQFLGDGSNTRTDGYGGTVQNRIRFAVEVTQAVAEAIGPEHVGLRVSPGNNANGVTESDTPALYTALVAALAPLGIAYLHVMETGLRDLTRTLRAAWPGTLILNPHPTPDTDQATPEHGAEALREGLADAVSFARLWLANPDLPERIRAGGPYNEADPASFYGGDHRGYTDYPALTA from the coding sequence ATGAAGGAACTGTTCGAGCCGCTGCCGGTCGGGAAGCTGGAGTTGCCCAACCGCCTGGTGATGGCGCCGATGACCCGCAGCCGGGCGTTCGAGGACGGCGAGGTGACCGGGCTGACCGCCGAGTACTACGCGCAGCGCGCCACGGCCGGGTTGATCATCTCGGAGGGCACGCAGCCGAGCGTCCGGGGACAGGGCTACGTCTGGACGCCCGGCCTGCACTCCGGCGGGCAGGTGGAGGCGTGGCGGGCGGTCACCGGCGCCGTGCACGCCGCGGGCGGGCGGATCTTCGCCCAGCTGATGCACACGGGCCGCGTGGGCCACCCGGTGCTGTACCCGGACGGCGCGCCGCCGCTGGGCCCGTCCGCTATCGCCAGCGGCGAGCAGCTGTTCACGCCGGAGGGGATGCTCGACCACCCCGAGCCCCGCGAGATGACCACGGACGACATCGCCCAGGCCGTCCGGGAGTTCGCGGACGCCGCCCGCAACGCCATGGACGCCGGGTTCGACGGAGTGGAACTGCACGGCGCGAACGGCTACCTGATCCACCAGTTCCTCGGGGACGGGAGCAACACGCGGACGGACGGCTATGGCGGGACCGTCCAGAACCGCATCAGGTTCGCCGTGGAGGTCACGCAGGCCGTCGCCGAAGCGATCGGACCAGAGCACGTGGGCCTCCGAGTGTCCCCGGGTAACAACGCCAACGGCGTCACCGAGAGCGACACACCCGCGTTGTACACGGCGCTGGTCGCGGCCTTGGCGCCGCTAGGAATTGCTTACCTCCACGTCATGGAGACGGGTCTCCGGGACCTGACCCGCACGCTCCGTGCCGCCTGGCCGGGAACGCTGATCCTCAACCCGCACCCGACGCCGGACACCGACCAGGCCACTCCCGAACACGGCGCCGAGGCGCTGCGCGAGGGCCTGGCCGACGCGGTCTCGTTCGCGCGCCTGTGGCTCGCCAACCCCGATCTCCCGGAGCGGATCCGGGCCGGAGGCCCGTACAACGAGGCCGACCCGGCGAGCTTCTACGGCGGCGACCACCGCGGCTACACCGACTATCCGGCGCTCACCGCCTGA
- a CDS encoding C40 family peptidase has product MRAARQAPSAKSGVILHTPRNPLKTRIARTSLAGGTVLTTATALGVSLLVAAPAQATPARATAPAQAVTATNLAATKISASRKARQKKRAAIAVKFAYKQIGDPYRYGGNGPGSWDCSGLAGTAWRKAGVKLPRTTQQIYRAVKYKVSWKGAVKGDLLFFYGGKTHMGIYVGKGYMIHAPSSGKRVKKVKLAGYYKRHFSGAVRPGY; this is encoded by the coding sequence GTGAGGGCTGCCCGGCAGGCACCATCCGCGAAATCTGGAGTCATCCTGCATACCCCCAGAAACCCCCTGAAGACCCGTATCGCCCGCACGTCGCTCGCCGGCGGCACCGTCCTCACCACCGCGACCGCGCTCGGCGTGTCGCTGCTGGTGGCGGCGCCCGCCCAGGCGACCCCGGCGCGGGCCACGGCCCCGGCCCAGGCGGTGACGGCCACGAACCTGGCCGCCACCAAGATCTCCGCGTCCAGGAAGGCGCGTCAGAAGAAGCGCGCCGCCATCGCCGTCAAGTTCGCCTACAAGCAGATCGGCGACCCGTACCGCTACGGCGGCAACGGGCCCGGCTCGTGGGACTGCTCGGGACTGGCCGGCACGGCGTGGCGCAAGGCCGGGGTGAAACTTCCCCGCACGACACAGCAGATCTACCGTGCGGTCAAGTACAAGGTCTCGTGGAAGGGCGCGGTCAAGGGCGACCTGCTCTTCTTCTATGGCGGCAAGACCCACATGGGCATCTACGTCGGGAAGGGCTACATGATCCACGCGCCCAGCTCGGGCAAGCGGGTCAAGAAGGTCAAGCTGGCGGGTTACTACAAGCGCCACTTCAGCGGCGCTGTCCGCCCCGGCTACTGA